Genomic window (Mesorhizobium sp. M4B.F.Ca.ET.058.02.1.1):
TTCTTCCCGCCGGTCATCGTCGAATGCGTCCGGCTGCATGTCTCGGCCAAGCGCTATCTCTGCGCCACCGACCCGACCTATTTCGGCAAGCTCTCGCCGGCCTCTGTCCATACACTGTCGCTGCAGGGCGGGCCGATGAGCGCCGAGGAGGTGGCCGAGTTCCGCAGGAACCCGTTCCATGAGGAGGCGGTGCGCGTCCGCATCTGGGACGAGGGCGGCAAGGTCGCCAACATGAAGACGCGCGCCTTTCGCGACTACGCGCCGCTGCTGGAGCGGGTGGTGAGGAAGTTCGCGGCCGAAAAGGCAGCATGATGCCTGGCGACAGATGTCATGCAATCGCGACCCATTTCAGAGAGACACACCGACAATAGTGGTTGCCTGAAAGACTAGAGATGCTTCCAGGCAACACTCTGTCACCGATCATAAGTCTTGAAAGAATGCCTCTTGCGTCAAATCTGCCGCGAGCCTAGAGAAGCCGCCCATTCTTAATCCGTCTTCCCGAAAGGAGACCTGTCAATGTCCCGGCGATCCAGATCGACACATTCCGTGCCGACGCTGGAATTGCGTGCGGCTGACAGGGGGCCAATCAGGAAGAACGGCCATGGCCAAGTCCATGATCCAGCGCCGGCAGGATGCCGCGCGCGAGCGTATTGAAGCATATGAAGCGACGCTGAGGCGGGTTTGCCTCGTCCCGCGTGCCGCTCCGGATTTCGAGCGGGCGCTCGACGAAGCACGCCGGGGCTTTGCCAACATGGCCATCCGCGACGGCGCCTTGTGGCGCCCGAAGCTGAAGACGCGCGACCCTGCGCGGCTGCGCCTCGCGGCGGTGCGCCATCTTTATGCGCGCTATCCGGTCTCGGCGGCGCTGGAGGCCATCTGGCTGGATAGCTCGGGGCTAAACGCCGACGAGGTCGCGCTTCGCAAGGCTTGGTACGTCGCGGCCGCGCGTGGCGACTCGCTCTACAAGGCGGGCGCCAATGCCTGGCTGTCGCGCAAGGAAGTGCATTGCTTCGTGAACGTCGTCGGCGATTTCACCTTCGAGGAGGCATTCTGGTTGGCGATCGCCCGGTCCTGCACGGACGATCCCGGCCTGGCCACGCGGCTCGCCCGGACGAAGATCGCGCGCACGCCACGCGGCGAGATTGCCTTCTGGCGCGGGGTGGCGCGATTCTTCTGCGGACATCCCACCTCGCGGGAGGAGATCGACGACCTGTGCGACTATCTCGGCGCCATGCACCGGCGCGATCGAGCCTACAGCCTGAAGGGGCGCACGCTTGTCTCGCTGCGCAGGCAGATGGTGGAATGGCACCGCGACATCGCCGCGATCGAGCGCATCGAGGCGCTGCGCCGCCGCGCCGCCGGGAAAGGGCAGCAGGCGCAAGGCCCTGCGTGGGACGGCTCGCGGCTCGAGGACTGGGACTGGGAGCCGTCCGCCAAGGAGGCGAAGGCGCATGGCGAGCGGTTCTTCGTTCGCCAGCTGAGGACGGCCGAGGACCTGGTCGCCGAGAGCCGCGCGATGCATCACTGCGTCTCGCTGTAT
Coding sequences:
- a CDS encoding HD domain-containing protein, producing MNGQALNSGNIVEFIADIFERRGAESYLGEPVTMSEHMLQGAWLAEQDGAPDELVAAALLHDIGHYTGEFGTYSPDDVEDKHHDEAGGEVLAPFFPPVIVECVRLHVSAKRYLCATDPTYFGKLSPASVHTLSLQGGPMSAEEVAEFRRNPFHEEAVRVRIWDEGGKVANMKTRAFRDYAPLLERVVRKFAAEKAA
- a CDS encoding PcfJ domain-containing protein; translated protein: MAKSMIQRRQDAARERIEAYEATLRRVCLVPRAAPDFERALDEARRGFANMAIRDGALWRPKLKTRDPARLRLAAVRHLYARYPVSAALEAIWLDSSGLNADEVALRKAWYVAAARGDSLYKAGANAWLSRKEVHCFVNVVGDFTFEEAFWLAIARSCTDDPGLATRLARTKIARTPRGEIAFWRGVARFFCGHPTSREEIDDLCDYLGAMHRRDRAYSLKGRTLVSLRRQMVEWHRDIAAIERIEALRRRAAGKGQQAQGPAWDGSRLEDWDWEPSAKEAKAHGERFFVRQLRTAEDLVAESRAMHHCVSLYAAKCIAGNASIWVLRRKALGKIERLLTIELDPQNRAVQVRGFGNRLAAAEERKIVERWAKARGVVLRA